AATACACTTCTACACCCATCATGGTTGATGGCGCAAACAGTTTTGCACGAACAACACATGTATTTGAACGTGGCAACTGGATGGTGAAAGGAGCTGAAGTAAAACCCGGCGTACCGCACACGTTGAATGCAATGCCTGCCAATTCACCTGCAAACCGTTTAGGATTGGCTATGTGGTTAACAGATAAAAAGAATCCGTTGGTTTCACGCACCGTTGTAAACCGCATATGGGAACAATTGTTTGGTCATGGTCTTGCAGAAACATTGGAAGACATGGGTACACAAGGCATTCCGCCAACACACCAACAATTGCTCGATCATTTATCGTGGCAGCTGATGCATAAGTATAACTGGAGTTTAAAAATACTCATTAAGGAAATTGTATTATCAGCAACATATCGTCAAAGTTCCATTGCATCAAAAGAGTTGATTGAAAAAGATCCAACCAATAAATGGTATGCAAGAGGTCCACGTGTGCGACTCTCCGCAGAACAATTACGAGACCAGGCGTTGGCAGTAAGTGGCTTGCTGAGTTCAAAAATGTTTGGCAACAGTGTTATGCCTTACCAGCCACAAGGCATCTGGCTCACACCGTATAACGGAGAGAAATGGAAAATGAGCGATGGTGAAGATAAATACCGCCGTGCCGTATACACCTTCTGGAAACGCAGTGCTCCTTATCCGTTTATGATGATGTTTGATGGCGCTGCACGCAATGTTTGTGTGGCACGACGCATTAATACCAACACACCGTTGCAGGCCTTGGTTACATTGAACGATTCTTCTTATATCGATATGGCCAGAAACTTTGCATACGAATTAAAACGTGACGGATTAAAGGATGCAACACTGCAGATCAGTAAAGGATATGAACGAATGATGTACAAACCCATCAGCAAAGAAAAATTAAAAGCGCTGGCCGATCTGTACACACAATCATTGCAAACATTCAATAAAGATAAACTGAAGGCATGTGAAGTAATTGGCATGGACAGTAAACACAATAATCCTGAAACAGCAGCATTGGTAGTGGTAATGAACGCCATGCTTAACCTGGACGAATGGATCACAAAAAATTAATTCTGTAAACGTATACTATGACACGTAACGAATTAAATAACGAACGTCTTGCTGCAGAAGCAAAACAAAAAGAACTGCAGTTCTTTACCCGTCGGCATTTCTTAAAAGAAAGCGCCATGGGTTTTGGTGCATTGGCGTTGGGATCACTGCTGGGCAGTTGCGGCAACAATATGGGTATGGCTTCATCGCCTGTATTTGATGCGGCACATCCATTGGCTCCACGCATGCCGTTCTTTCCTGCAAAAGCAAGATCGGTTATTTACCTGCACATGGCAGGTGCACCATCGCAACTGGAATTATTTGATTATAAACCTGAGCTGGCGAAACTGAACGGACAGGATTGTCCGCCTTCTTTACTCGAAGGAAAAAAGTTTGCCTTCATTCGTGGTGTGCCGAAAATGTTAGGGCCGCAGGCAAACTTTAAACAGCATGGCAAGAGTGGTTTGTGGGTGAGCGATTACCTGCCGCATTTTTCTACGATTGTTGATGATGTGTCGATCATTAAATCAGTTACAACCGATCAGTTTAATCATGCACCTGCACAATTGCTGATGCATACGGGTAGTGCACGGTTAGGCCGGCCAAGTATTGGCAGTTGGGTGACGTATGGTTTAGGAACAGAAAATCAAAATCTGCCCGGCTTTGTGGTGTTAACATCGGGTGGTAATAATCCCGATGCTGGCAAGAGTGTTTGGGGCAGTGGATTTTTACCAAGTGTCTACCAAGGTGTGCAATGCAGAAGCGAAGGTGATCCTGTTTTGTTCATCAACGATCCGCAAGGTGTTGATCGTGATTTACGCAAAGCTTCGATCGATGCTATTAATAAAGTGAACCAGGAACAATACAAGGAGTTCAATGATCCTGAAATTCTTTCACGCATTTCGCAATACGAGATGGCGTACAAGATGCAGATCTCAGTTCCGGAAGTGATGAATATTAATGATGAGCCAGAATACATTCGTGAAATGTATGGCGCACAACCGGGTAAAGGAAGTTTTGCCAACAATGTGTTGCTTGCACGTAAGCTGGTAGAGAAAGGTGTACGCTTTGTTCAGTTGTTCGATTGGGGATGGGATACACATGGTACCAGTGCAGATGGTGCCGTTGATATTGGCCTAATCAATAAATGCAGACAAGTTGATAAAGCAATGACAGCTTTGATACTTGATTTGAAACAACGTGGACTGTTAGACGAAACGCTGGTAGTTTGGGGAGGTGAATTTGGCCGCACACCGATGCAGGAAAACCGTGATGGAAAAGAAATGCCGTTCAAAGGAAGAGATCATCATGCAGAAGCATTCAGTATGTGGATGGCCGGTGGTGGTATTAAAGGTGGTACAACTTATGGCGAAACAGATGAGATTGGTTACACTATTACAAGTGGTAAAACAGAAGCATTCGATATACAGGCAACTATTTTAAATCAACTTGGTTTTGACCATGAAAAATTTACGTACGATTTCCAGGGCCGACCATTCCGCTTAACAGATGTGAGCGGAAAAGTGATCACCGATATTCTTGCTTAATCACATTCAAGACAACCAATCATTACAATGAATCAAGACCGTCGCAACTTTCTTAAATCAACTTCATCTGCAACAGCTGCAGCAATGCTGGCACCTTTTGCAGCAATGGCTGAAACAGAAAAACCATTATTCCCTTCAAATGATCAATTCAAATTACTGTTCATGCAAACAAGCTGGGGCTTTGCAGGTAACATTGAAGCTTTTTGTGCAGCTACAAAAAAAGAAGGGTATGATGGCATTGAAGTTTGGTGGCCTGCTGATGATAAAAAAGCACAGGATGAATTGTTTGCTGCATTAAAGAAACACAATTTGCAAGTTGGATTTTTATGTGGTGGTTCGCAAAGCAACTGGCAGGAACATTTGGCAACATTCAAAAAAAATCTGGATGCTGCAACAAGTAACAGCATTCAAAAACCGGTGTATATCAATTGTCATTCGGGTAGAGATTATTTTACGTTCGATCAGAACCAGCAATTCATCAGCTACAGCACGCAAAAGAATAAAGAAACAGGTATTCCTATATATCATGAAACACATCGTGGAAGGATGTTGTTTGCTGCACACATCACAAGGCAGTTCATTGAAAAAAATCCTGCGTTGCGTTTAACACTTGATATATCGCATTGGTGTAATGTGCATGAAAGTTTATTGGCCGATCAGAAAGAGACAGTTGATCTGGCGTTGACAAGAGTGGGACATATTCATTCACGTGTTGGTCACCAGGAAGGGCCACAGGTAAACGATCCACGTGCGCCTGAATGGGAAGCAACCGTAAAGCAACATCTTGCGTGGTGGGATAAAGTGATTGAACGTAAAAAAGCAAACGGCGAACAGATGACGATCTTAACAGAGTTTGGTCCGCCGAATTACATGCCAACATTGCCTTACACAAGACAGCCGCTGGCAGATCAATGGGCGATCAATGTGTACATGATGCAGATGTTGAAGAAAAGATATGAATGAGATGATTAGTGCGGTTTCGTCTGACGAGCAACCTTTGAAGAATAAATTAATAAACAGATTTAGTTAAAGTAAAATACTCGCAGCTTTCTATCATGCTTTTAACTGTATCAGAATTTCTTGGTCGTTTTCATCCGGTGCTGGTGCATTTGCCAATCGGTATTTTATTGATTGCAGCTGTATTTTATGTACTGTCGATGCGTGAACAATACAAGGCTTTGCAACAGGCAACAACAGTTGCGTTGTTGCTGGGC
The DNA window shown above is from Lacibacter sp. H375 and carries:
- a CDS encoding DUF1501 domain-containing protein, with translation MTRNELNNERLAAEAKQKELQFFTRRHFLKESAMGFGALALGSLLGSCGNNMGMASSPVFDAAHPLAPRMPFFPAKARSVIYLHMAGAPSQLELFDYKPELAKLNGQDCPPSLLEGKKFAFIRGVPKMLGPQANFKQHGKSGLWVSDYLPHFSTIVDDVSIIKSVTTDQFNHAPAQLLMHTGSARLGRPSIGSWVTYGLGTENQNLPGFVVLTSGGNNPDAGKSVWGSGFLPSVYQGVQCRSEGDPVLFINDPQGVDRDLRKASIDAINKVNQEQYKEFNDPEILSRISQYEMAYKMQISVPEVMNINDEPEYIREMYGAQPGKGSFANNVLLARKLVEKGVRFVQLFDWGWDTHGTSADGAVDIGLINKCRQVDKAMTALILDLKQRGLLDETLVVWGGEFGRTPMQENRDGKEMPFKGRDHHAEAFSMWMAGGGIKGGTTYGETDEIGYTITSGKTEAFDIQATILNQLGFDHEKFTYDFQGRPFRLTDVSGKVITDILA
- a CDS encoding sugar phosphate isomerase/epimerase family protein, giving the protein MNQDRRNFLKSTSSATAAAMLAPFAAMAETEKPLFPSNDQFKLLFMQTSWGFAGNIEAFCAATKKEGYDGIEVWWPADDKKAQDELFAALKKHNLQVGFLCGGSQSNWQEHLATFKKNLDAATSNSIQKPVYINCHSGRDYFTFDQNQQFISYSTQKNKETGIPIYHETHRGRMLFAAHITRQFIEKNPALRLTLDISHWCNVHESLLADQKETVDLALTRVGHIHSRVGHQEGPQVNDPRAPEWEATVKQHLAWWDKVIERKKANGEQMTILTEFGPPNYMPTLPYTRQPLADQWAINVYMMQMLKKRYE